DNA sequence from the Nocardia fluminea genome:
CCAGGATCGCGAACCCGACGATCGCGCCGGTGAGCGAGGAACCGATCAGGTGGTAGACCGGGATCACCGCCACCATCATCGCCGCACACGAGAACATCCACATGGGTTTGCGCCCGATCCGGTCGGAGAGAGCACCGAGGAACGGCAGGGTGCACAGCATCGCGACCTGTCCGATCAGTGGCACGAGCAGCGCGTCGGATTTGTCCATACCGAGCGCGGAGCCGAGGTAGGTCGGGGTGTAGCTGATCAACGAGTAGTTGACGACGTTCAGCGCGATCACCAGACCGAACAGGGTCAGCACCGGGCGCAGGTACTTCGTCACCAGATCGCGGTAGACGCCGGAGACCTCCTCGGTCTCGTCCTTGCTGTCGACCTCACGGAACACCGGGGTGTCCTCCACCCGGCTGCGCAGGTACATGCCGATCAGGCCGAGCGGACCGGCGATCATGAACGGGATGCGCCAACCCCACGAATTCATCGACGCGTCGTCGAGCACATTCACCAGCAGCAGGGCGACCAGGTTGCCGAGGGTGAAGCCGGCGAGCGTGCCGACCTCGAGGAAACTGCCATAGAATCCGCGCTTGCGATCGGGCGCGTATTCGGCCATGAATGTCGCGGCGCCACCGTATTCACCACCGGCCGAAAGTCCCTGGATCATGCGCAGCACATACAGCAGAATCGGGGCGCCGATGCCGATCATCTCGAAGCTCGGGATAAGACCGACGGCGAGAGTCGATCCGGCCATCAGGATAATCGTGGTGGCGAGCACCCGTTTGCGCCCGATGCGGTCACCGAGCGGACCCCAGATCATGCCGCCTACCGGCCGGATCAGGAATGATACGGCGAAACCGAGCAGCGTGTAGACCATCCCGGATTCACCGTCACCGGGGAACAACGACTTCGCGATATATGTCGCCAGATAGGCGTAGACACCATAGTCGAACCATTCGACCGCATTACCGATCGCCGACGCACCGATTGCCCGGTGCAGCACCGATTTCGATTCCCTTGACATCCCCAACACCCTCTCGTCGTCGCCTTTCACGAATACCCGCACCCACCCGCGAGCAAACGTTACGACCGCGCGAAGAACGGTATTTACGGGCTCTATACTGCGAATATGGTCTTGCGACACGGGGTATATCTACCGCCGTTCGGCGAACTGGCCGACCCGCGAGTGCTGGCCGAGATCGCGGTCGAAGCCGAGACCGCGGGCTTCGACGGCGTCTTCGTCTGGGACCACGTGGCACGTCCCCGGGACGCGGGTCTCGCTGTCGGCGACGCCTGGATCGGGCTGGCCGCGATCGCCGCCGCGACGAGCCGAGTGGTGTTCGGTCCGCGCGTGACCCCATTGTCACGCAGGCGTCCCCAGGACGTGGCGCGCGAAACCGTGGCTCTCGATCTGCTCAGCGGCGGCCGACTCGCCCTCGGCGTCGGCCTCGGATCCGAGGCGACCGGGGAGTTCTCCCGGCTCGGCGAGGTGAGCGCCCCCCGTGATCGCGCCCGGCGACTCGACGAGGCGCTGACGGTGATCACCGACTTGTGGTCGGGCGAGGTCGTCCATCACGACGGTCCCGCCTATCGGGTGGACGGGCTGCGATTCCTGCCACGCCCCGTCCAGCGGCCACGCATCCCGATCTGGGTCGCCGCCCAATCGGTTCGCCAGGCCCCGCTGCGGCGGGCGGCGCGCTACGACGGGCTCTGCCCCGAGGCGAGCCCGGATGAACTCGTCGACATGCTGGCGATCGTCGCCGAACACCGCGGCGATCTGAACGGGTTCGCGGTCGCGGTGGCCGCGTCCACCGACCGCGACCGCGACGCCTACGAAAAGGCCGGCGCGACCTGGTGGTTGGCCGAACTGCCGATGCTGTGTACGAAAGCGGAGGCGCTTACCCGCGTTCGACGAGGCCCCGACTGACCGGAGCAGGTCGACAGCCCACAGTTCGATCGAGCGGTTCGGCAGACCGACGGGATCGCAGCGCCCGACGATCAGGCGAGGGCCGCGAGTTTGTTCGCGAGGACGCTCTTCTCGCGTTCGTTGCCGCACCGGCGGATGGCTTCGGTGAGCTCCACCCGAGCTTCGGTGGTGCGCCCGAGCCGG
Encoded proteins:
- a CDS encoding MFS transporter, giving the protein MSRESKSVLHRAIGASAIGNAVEWFDYGVYAYLATYIAKSLFPGDGESGMVYTLLGFAVSFLIRPVGGMIWGPLGDRIGRKRVLATTIILMAGSTLAVGLIPSFEMIGIGAPILLYVLRMIQGLSAGGEYGGAATFMAEYAPDRKRGFYGSFLEVGTLAGFTLGNLVALLLVNVLDDASMNSWGWRIPFMIAGPLGLIGMYLRSRVEDTPVFREVDSKDETEEVSGVYRDLVTKYLRPVLTLFGLVIALNVVNYSLISYTPTYLGSALGMDKSDALLVPLIGQVAMLCTLPFLGALSDRIGRKPMWMFSCAAMMVAVIPVYHLIGSSLTGAIVGFAILGMLYAPQLATISATFPAMFPTIVRFAGVAIGYNVATSIFGGTAPVINEALISATGDNMVPAYYMLGACAVGLIASFFLIETKGVSLRGTQVPGTPEAIEEQRELGEPVEVVAVK
- a CDS encoding LLM class flavin-dependent oxidoreductase; this translates as MVLRHGVYLPPFGELADPRVLAEIAVEAETAGFDGVFVWDHVARPRDAGLAVGDAWIGLAAIAAATSRVVFGPRVTPLSRRRPQDVARETVALDLLSGGRLALGVGLGSEATGEFSRLGEVSAPRDRARRLDEALTVITDLWSGEVVHHDGPAYRVDGLRFLPRPVQRPRIPIWVAAQSVRQAPLRRAARYDGLCPEASPDELVDMLAIVAEHRGDLNGFAVAVAASTDRDRDAYEKAGATWWLAELPMLCTKAEALTRVRRGPD